In Rathayibacter sp. VKM Ac-2762, one DNA window encodes the following:
- a CDS encoding ribose-phosphate diphosphokinase, with product MTGITASNKKSLVLVSGRAHPALAEAVAAELGTELVTTEGRTFANGELYVRYGESVRGGDVFVLQSHTSPINEWLMEQLIMVDALKRASAKRITVVAPFYPYARQDKKGRGREPISARLVADLFKAAGADRIMSVDLHAAQIQGFFDGPVDHLFAMPVLLEHFREKLDPSTLTIVSPDMGRVRVADIWSDKLGVPLAIIHKRRDPKVANQVSVHEIVGEVKGRVCLLVDDLIDTGRTIAKAAEALKKAGAIGVVVAATHAVFSDPAVELLSSEFIDSVVVTDTLPLPPEKTWDRLTILPIAPLLARAIHEVFDDGSVTSMFDGDA from the coding sequence GTGACCGGCATCACCGCCAGCAACAAGAAGAGCCTGGTCCTCGTCTCGGGGAGGGCGCATCCGGCACTGGCGGAGGCGGTCGCCGCCGAGCTCGGGACCGAGCTCGTCACGACCGAGGGGCGCACCTTCGCCAACGGCGAGCTCTACGTCCGCTACGGCGAGTCGGTCCGCGGAGGCGACGTGTTCGTCCTCCAGTCGCACACGTCCCCGATCAACGAGTGGCTGATGGAGCAGCTGATCATGGTCGACGCGCTCAAGCGCGCCTCCGCCAAGCGGATCACCGTGGTCGCACCCTTCTACCCCTACGCGCGCCAGGACAAGAAGGGCCGCGGCCGCGAGCCGATCTCGGCCCGCCTCGTCGCCGACCTCTTCAAGGCGGCGGGAGCCGACCGGATCATGTCGGTCGACCTCCACGCGGCGCAGATCCAGGGCTTCTTCGACGGCCCCGTCGACCACCTCTTCGCGATGCCGGTGCTGCTCGAGCACTTCCGCGAGAAGCTCGACCCCTCGACCCTCACCATCGTCTCGCCCGACATGGGCCGCGTCCGCGTCGCCGACATCTGGAGCGACAAGCTCGGCGTCCCGCTGGCGATCATCCACAAGCGCCGCGACCCGAAGGTCGCCAACCAGGTCTCCGTCCACGAGATCGTCGGCGAGGTGAAGGGCCGCGTCTGCCTCCTCGTCGACGACCTCATCGACACCGGGCGCACCATCGCGAAGGCGGCCGAGGCGCTGAAGAAGGCGGGCGCGATCGGCGTGGTCGTCGCGGCCACCCACGCCGTCTTCTCGGACCCGGCGGTCGAGCTCCTGAGCTCGGAATTCATCGACTCGGTCGTCGTCACCGACACCCTGCCGCTGCCGCCGGAGAAGACCTGGGACCGCCTGACGATCCTGCCCATCGCTCCGCTGCTGGCCCGCGCCATCCACGAGGTCTTCGACGACGGCTCCGTGACGTCGATGTTCGACGGCGACGCGTAG
- the glmU gene encoding bifunctional UDP-N-acetylglucosamine diphosphorylase/glucosamine-1-phosphate N-acetyltransferase GlmU, with product MADSTLAVVILAAGQGTRMKSRTPKVLHRLAGRPLLGHVLDTAASLDAAHVVTVVRHERDRVAEAVLEHTPSALVVDQDETPGTGRAVEQGLAALPESFAGTVVVLSADVPLLDAPTLRRLLDEHLAAANALTMLSCVLEDPTGFGRIVRGADGAFASIVEQKDASPGELDLTEINAGVYAFDAAALRSVIGAIGTENAQREKYLTDAAAALKAAGRAIEAVPVQDRWLVAGINDRAQLADAALELNARIVRRWQLEGVTIQDPATTWIDVDAVLAPDVEILPGTQIKGPTVIATGAVIGPDTTLDSCEVGEDAVVKRSDATLAVIGAKAQVGPFSFLRPGTVLGARGKIGTYVETKNAVIGEGSKVPHLSYVGDAVIGEESNIGAGSIFANYDGVSKASSVVGSNVRAGSHNVFVAPVRIGDGAYTGAGTVIRKDIPAGALGITVAPQRNMAGWVQTHRPGTAAADAAEAALASDPTGSDQAPTGGSGAQ from the coding sequence ATGGCAGACAGCACGCTCGCCGTCGTGATCCTGGCGGCAGGCCAGGGCACCCGCATGAAGTCCCGCACCCCGAAGGTCCTGCACCGCCTCGCCGGGAGGCCGCTGCTCGGGCACGTGCTCGACACGGCCGCCTCGCTCGACGCGGCGCACGTCGTCACCGTGGTGCGCCACGAGCGCGACCGGGTCGCCGAGGCCGTCCTCGAGCACACCCCCTCCGCACTGGTGGTGGACCAGGACGAGACGCCCGGCACCGGCCGCGCGGTCGAGCAGGGCCTCGCGGCGCTCCCGGAGTCCTTCGCCGGCACGGTCGTCGTGCTGAGCGCCGACGTCCCGCTGCTGGACGCGCCGACCCTCCGCCGCCTGCTCGACGAGCACCTCGCCGCTGCGAACGCGCTCACCATGCTCTCCTGCGTGCTCGAGGACCCGACCGGCTTCGGCCGGATCGTCCGCGGCGCCGACGGCGCCTTCGCCTCCATCGTGGAGCAGAAGGACGCGAGCCCCGGCGAGCTCGACCTCACCGAGATCAACGCCGGCGTCTACGCCTTCGACGCCGCCGCGCTCCGCTCGGTCATCGGCGCGATCGGCACCGAGAACGCTCAGCGGGAGAAGTACCTCACCGACGCCGCCGCCGCGCTCAAGGCCGCCGGCCGCGCGATCGAGGCCGTCCCCGTGCAGGACCGCTGGCTCGTGGCCGGGATCAACGACCGCGCCCAGCTCGCCGACGCGGCGCTCGAGCTCAACGCGCGCATCGTGCGCCGCTGGCAGCTCGAGGGCGTCACGATCCAGGACCCGGCGACCACCTGGATCGACGTGGACGCGGTCCTCGCCCCGGACGTCGAGATCCTCCCGGGCACGCAGATCAAGGGCCCGACCGTCATCGCCACCGGCGCGGTCATCGGCCCGGACACCACGCTCGACTCCTGCGAGGTCGGCGAGGACGCAGTCGTGAAGCGCTCCGACGCGACGCTCGCCGTGATCGGCGCGAAGGCCCAGGTCGGCCCGTTCTCGTTCCTCCGCCCCGGCACCGTGCTCGGCGCCCGCGGCAAGATCGGCACCTACGTCGAGACCAAGAACGCCGTCATCGGCGAGGGATCGAAGGTCCCGCACCTCTCCTACGTCGGCGACGCGGTCATCGGCGAGGAGTCGAACATCGGCGCCGGCTCGATCTTCGCCAACTACGACGGGGTGAGCAAGGCGTCCTCCGTGGTGGGCTCGAACGTGCGTGCGGGGTCGCACAACGTCTTCGTCGCCCCCGTTAGAATCGGTGACGGAGCGTACACGGGCGCCGGTACGGTCATCCGCAAGGACATCCCCGCCGGAGCCCTCGGGATCACCGTCGCTCCGCAGCGCAACATGGCCGGGTGGGTGCAGACCCACCGTCCGGGCACCGCAGCGGCCGACGCCGCCGAGGCGGCCCTGGCGTCGGATCCCACCGGATCCGACCAGGCGCCCACCGGAGGAAGCGGAGCACAGTGA
- a CDS encoding MarR family transcriptional regulator: MSANDEVDGIVDAWVRERPDLDFTPLQVFSRMRRLAKQLERARGSAFGRSELETWEFDVLSALRRAGAPYRMSPKQLLQATMVTSGTMTNRIDRLVERDLVERLDDPNDGRGVLVQMTPSGLARVDAAITRLVDAEQELLGALTHAQQERLAQLLRKLSLDFG; the protein is encoded by the coding sequence GTGAGTGCGAATGACGAGGTCGACGGGATCGTCGACGCCTGGGTCCGGGAGCGGCCCGATCTCGACTTCACGCCGCTCCAGGTCTTCTCGCGGATGCGCCGGCTGGCCAAGCAGCTCGAGCGCGCGCGCGGCAGCGCCTTCGGCCGGTCGGAGCTCGAGACGTGGGAGTTCGACGTGCTCTCGGCCCTGCGGCGCGCGGGCGCGCCCTACCGGATGAGCCCCAAGCAGCTCCTCCAGGCGACCATGGTCACCAGCGGGACCATGACCAACCGCATCGACCGGCTGGTCGAGCGCGACCTGGTCGAGCGCCTCGACGACCCGAACGACGGGCGCGGCGTGCTGGTGCAGATGACGCCGTCGGGACTCGCCCGGGTCGACGCGGCGATCACCCGCCTGGTCGACGCGGAGCAGGAGCTGCTCGGCGCGCTCACCCACGCCCAGCAGGAGCGGCTGGCGCAGCTCCTCCGCAAGCTCTCCCTCGACTTCGGCTGA
- a CDS encoding ABC-F family ATP-binding cassette domain-containing protein, with the protein MAHLLGAEALRLEYPTRVIFDDVSLGIEEGDRIGIVGRNGDGKSTLLRLLAQRIEPDSGRVTHRRGVTLGMLDQADTVDEDLTVAQAVVGGLQEHEWAGDARTRDVIAGLLRDVPWDGVVGSLSGGQRRRVALAKLLVGDWDVVFLDEPTNHLDVEGIAWLAEHLKRRWAASSGGLAVVTHDRWFLDEICTATWEVHDRLVEPFEGGYAAYILQRVERDRMASTMEAKRQNLMKKELAWLRRGAPARTAKPKFRIDAANQLIEDEPPVRDSVSLSQLAVSRLGKDVVDLLDVTVRYGERTVLNRIEWRIAPGERTGILGVNGAGKSTLLGLVAGSVEPTSGRVKRGTTVRVAILDQQLRELTGVQHRPVREIIAEQRTSYSIGGKEMTPGQLLERLGFSSAQLSTPVKDLSGGQRRRLQLLLILLSEPNVLILDEPTNDLDTDMLAAIEDLLDSWPGTLLVVSHDRYLLERVTDQQYAVMDGAFRHLPGGVEQYLDLRRALEKGAPAAASSGSSSAASASSGLAGAERRTAEKEVSAIDRRLHKLTQLTKTVHEKMATHDQDDYDGILALNASLRAYEDEAAELEMRWLELSEQLEG; encoded by the coding sequence ATGGCACATCTGCTGGGCGCCGAGGCGCTGCGACTCGAGTACCCCACACGCGTGATCTTCGACGACGTCTCCCTGGGGATCGAGGAGGGCGACCGCATCGGGATCGTCGGACGCAACGGCGACGGCAAGTCGACTCTCCTGCGCCTGCTCGCGCAGCGCATCGAGCCGGACAGCGGCCGCGTCACGCACCGCCGCGGCGTCACGCTCGGGATGCTCGACCAGGCCGACACGGTCGATGAGGACCTCACCGTCGCCCAGGCCGTCGTCGGCGGGCTCCAGGAGCACGAGTGGGCGGGCGACGCGCGCACCCGAGACGTGATCGCGGGCCTGCTGCGCGACGTCCCCTGGGACGGAGTGGTCGGCTCCCTCTCGGGCGGCCAGCGGCGCCGGGTCGCCCTCGCGAAGCTGCTCGTCGGCGACTGGGACGTCGTCTTCCTCGACGAGCCCACCAACCACCTCGACGTCGAGGGCATCGCCTGGCTCGCCGAGCACCTCAAGCGCCGTTGGGCGGCGTCGTCGGGCGGGCTCGCGGTCGTCACCCACGACCGGTGGTTCCTCGACGAGATCTGCACCGCCACCTGGGAGGTGCACGACCGCCTCGTCGAGCCGTTCGAGGGCGGGTACGCGGCGTACATCCTGCAGCGCGTGGAGCGCGACCGGATGGCGTCGACCATGGAGGCCAAGCGCCAGAACCTGATGAAGAAGGAGCTGGCCTGGCTCCGCCGCGGCGCCCCCGCCCGCACGGCGAAGCCCAAGTTCCGGATCGACGCCGCGAACCAGCTGATCGAGGACGAGCCCCCGGTGCGCGACTCGGTCTCGCTCTCGCAGCTCGCCGTCTCGCGCCTGGGCAAGGACGTCGTCGACCTGCTCGACGTCACCGTCCGCTACGGCGAGCGGACCGTCCTCAACCGCATCGAGTGGCGGATCGCGCCCGGCGAGCGCACCGGCATCCTCGGCGTGAACGGCGCCGGCAAGTCGACCCTCCTCGGCCTGGTCGCGGGCAGCGTGGAGCCGACGAGCGGCCGGGTGAAGCGCGGCACCACCGTGCGCGTCGCGATCCTCGACCAGCAGCTGCGCGAGCTGACCGGGGTCCAGCACCGGCCCGTCCGCGAGATCATCGCGGAGCAGCGCACCAGCTACTCCATCGGCGGCAAGGAGATGACCCCGGGCCAGCTGCTCGAGCGGCTCGGCTTCTCGAGCGCGCAGCTCTCGACGCCGGTGAAGGACCTCTCGGGCGGTCAGCGCCGGAGGCTCCAGCTCCTGCTCATCCTGCTCAGCGAGCCGAACGTGCTGATCCTCGACGAGCCGACCAACGACCTCGACACCGACATGCTCGCCGCGATCGAGGACCTGCTCGACTCCTGGCCGGGCACCCTCCTCGTCGTCTCGCACGACCGGTACCTGCTCGAGCGCGTCACCGACCAGCAGTACGCCGTGATGGACGGCGCGTTCCGCCACCTGCCCGGCGGCGTCGAGCAGTACCTCGACCTGCGCCGCGCGCTCGAGAAGGGCGCGCCCGCGGCGGCGTCGTCGGGCTCCTCCTCCGCCGCGTCGGCGTCGAGCGGACTCGCGGGGGCCGAGCGCCGCACCGCCGAGAAGGAGGTGTCGGCGATCGACCGGCGCCTGCACAAGCTCACGCAGCTGACGAAGACCGTGCACGAGAAGATGGCGACGCACGACCAGGACGACTACGACGGGATCCTGGCGCTGAACGCCTCGCTCCGCGCCTACGAGGACGAGGCGGCAGAGCTCGAGATGCGCTGGCTGGAGCTCTCGGAGCAGCTCGAGGGCTGA
- a CDS encoding molybdopterin-dependent oxidoreductase, with the protein MSRRATLFAILSGIVAAVVALAAAEVVAVFTGAGGSPLVAVGGFVIDIVPPGVKDTVIALFGTGDKLVLLVSIGLAIALLAVGAGVLEYRRPPFGVLLLAVVAGAGALAAVSREGASGIDAAPSVVGMVAGAAVLRSASVRLRGWQEERESDSPDRRSFLRLVGIAGVAAVAAGIGARFLTSASAAVTAVREAVSLPAPASAAAPVPAGAVLDDIDGISSYVTPNSSFYRIDTALSVPSVEPADWSLKITGMVEEEIEITWDELLALPLEEHLVTLSCVSNEVGGDLIGTALWLGYPIRELLARARPTAGADMVLSRSIDGFTASSPLDVLQDEDRASLLAVGMNGEPLPVEHGFPVRMVVPGLYGYVSATKWVVELKVTTFAEDLAYWSTRGWTERGPIKIESRIDVPRQGQPVEAGTVAVAGVAWAPHTGIAKVEVQIDGGAWQEARLAEQVTADTWIQWVLEWDATVGDHVVTVRATDADGTVQTTVERPPAPDGATGLHRRSVSVSEPAPAG; encoded by the coding sequence ATGTCCCGCCGCGCCACCCTCTTCGCGATCCTCTCCGGGATCGTGGCCGCCGTCGTCGCCCTCGCGGCCGCCGAGGTCGTCGCGGTCTTCACCGGAGCGGGCGGCAGTCCGCTGGTCGCGGTCGGCGGCTTCGTCATCGACATCGTGCCCCCGGGCGTGAAGGACACGGTCATCGCGCTCTTCGGCACCGGCGACAAGCTCGTGCTGCTGGTCTCGATCGGCCTCGCGATCGCGCTGCTGGCCGTCGGCGCGGGAGTCCTGGAGTACCGCCGCCCGCCGTTCGGCGTGCTGCTGCTGGCCGTCGTCGCGGGCGCCGGTGCGCTCGCCGCCGTCAGCCGCGAGGGCGCCTCCGGGATCGACGCGGCGCCGAGCGTCGTGGGCATGGTGGCCGGTGCCGCGGTGCTCCGCTCGGCCTCCGTCCGCCTCCGCGGCTGGCAGGAGGAGCGCGAGAGCGACTCCCCGGACCGCCGGTCGTTCCTCCGCCTGGTCGGGATCGCCGGAGTCGCCGCGGTCGCCGCCGGCATCGGCGCCCGCTTCCTCACGTCCGCCTCCGCCGCCGTCACCGCCGTGCGCGAGGCCGTGTCCCTGCCGGCTCCCGCCTCGGCCGCCGCGCCCGTCCCGGCGGGCGCCGTGCTCGACGACATCGACGGCATCAGCTCCTACGTCACTCCCAACTCCTCGTTCTACCGGATCGACACCGCGCTCTCGGTGCCGTCGGTCGAGCCCGCCGACTGGTCGCTGAAGATCACCGGCATGGTGGAGGAGGAGATCGAGATCACCTGGGACGAGCTGCTCGCGCTGCCGCTCGAGGAGCACCTGGTCACCCTGTCCTGCGTGTCCAACGAGGTCGGCGGCGACCTGATCGGCACCGCCCTCTGGCTGGGCTACCCGATCCGCGAGCTGCTGGCCCGGGCCCGGCCGACCGCCGGCGCCGACATGGTGCTCTCGCGGAGCATCGACGGCTTCACCGCCTCCAGCCCGCTCGACGTGCTGCAGGACGAGGACCGCGCGAGCCTGCTCGCCGTCGGGATGAACGGCGAGCCGCTCCCGGTCGAGCACGGCTTCCCCGTCCGGATGGTCGTCCCCGGCCTCTACGGCTACGTCTCGGCGACGAAGTGGGTCGTCGAGCTGAAGGTCACGACCTTCGCGGAGGACCTGGCCTACTGGTCGACGCGCGGCTGGACCGAGCGCGGTCCGATCAAGATCGAATCGCGGATCGATGTGCCGCGCCAGGGCCAGCCCGTCGAGGCGGGGACGGTCGCCGTGGCGGGAGTCGCCTGGGCGCCGCACACCGGCATCGCGAAGGTGGAGGTGCAGATCGACGGCGGCGCCTGGCAGGAGGCGCGCCTCGCCGAGCAGGTCACCGCGGACACGTGGATCCAGTGGGTCCTCGAGTGGGACGCGACGGTCGGCGACCACGTCGTGACCGTGCGCGCCACCGACGCGGACGGCACGGTGCAGACCACGGTCGAGCGCCCGCCCGCTCCTGACGGTGCCACGGGACTGCACCGCCGCTCGGTGTCCGTCTCGGAGCCGGCACCCGCGGGCTGA
- a CDS encoding 4-(cytidine 5'-diphospho)-2-C-methyl-D-erythritol kinase: protein MAHRATSNRVHARAPGKINVFLKVGAVRDDGYHELATAFQSLSLYEDVFAEEAADFSVSFSGSIDTSRLAVDGSNLAIKAARALARATGYLGGVHLEIEKNVPIAGGMGGGSADAAATLLACDALWGTACTREQLLGIAASLGADVPFSFTGGTAIGVGRGDELSPALAKGRFEWVLVLSEEGLSTPEVYSELDRHRERHLHDFRPISATPAIDPNVLQALRAGDAAMLADAMHNDLQAPALHLQPGLARILELGEGRGALGGLVSGSGPTVAFLAPDADAAADLQRELSSARLSAVRVSGPVHGARLLST from the coding sequence ATGGCCCACCGCGCGACGTCGAACCGGGTCCACGCGCGGGCGCCAGGCAAGATCAACGTGTTCCTCAAGGTCGGCGCCGTGCGCGACGACGGGTACCACGAGCTGGCCACCGCGTTCCAGTCGCTCTCCCTCTACGAGGACGTGTTCGCGGAGGAGGCGGCCGACTTCTCGGTCTCCTTCTCGGGCTCGATCGACACCTCCCGCCTGGCCGTCGACGGCTCCAACCTCGCGATCAAGGCCGCTCGGGCGCTCGCCCGGGCGACCGGCTACCTCGGCGGCGTGCACCTCGAGATCGAGAAGAACGTCCCCATCGCCGGCGGCATGGGCGGCGGCTCGGCCGACGCGGCGGCGACCCTGCTCGCCTGCGACGCGCTCTGGGGCACGGCCTGCACGAGGGAGCAGCTGCTCGGCATCGCCGCGAGCCTCGGCGCCGACGTCCCCTTCTCCTTCACCGGCGGCACCGCGATCGGGGTCGGCCGAGGCGACGAGCTGAGCCCGGCGCTCGCCAAGGGCCGCTTCGAGTGGGTGCTGGTCCTCTCGGAGGAGGGCCTGTCGACCCCTGAGGTCTACAGCGAGCTCGACCGGCACCGCGAGCGCCACCTGCACGACTTCCGCCCGATCTCGGCGACCCCCGCCATCGATCCCAACGTGCTGCAGGCCCTCCGCGCCGGCGACGCCGCCATGCTCGCCGACGCGATGCACAACGACCTCCAGGCGCCGGCGCTGCACCTGCAGCCAGGGCTCGCCCGCATCCTCGAGCTCGGCGAGGGCCGCGGAGCGCTCGGCGGCCTCGTCTCGGGGTCCGGACCGACCGTCGCGTTCCTCGCTCCGGACGCCGATGCGGCGGCCGACCTGCAGCGCGAGCTGAGCTCCGCGCGGCTGAGTGCCGTGCGGGTCTCCGGCCCGGTCCACGGGGCGCGCCTGCTGTCGACCTAG
- the rsmA gene encoding 16S rRNA (adenine(1518)-N(6)/adenine(1519)-N(6))-dimethyltransferase RsmA: protein MSGRHAAEPTAAAIPRLLGPAEIRDLAGLLDVTPTKKLGQNFVHDANTVRRIVKLARVRPGETVVEIGPGLGSLTLGLLEAGAQVVAVEIDGRLAEQLPRTVELMAPGADLAVVHADAMKVLDLPGEPVRLVANLPYNISVPVLLHFLEHFASIRSGVVMVQSEVGHRLAAGPGSKVYGGPSVKAAWFGSWTTGGAVSRQIFWPVPNVDSVLVAFDRGEEPGDETLRRAVFAVVDAAFAQRRKMLRQSLATLFGDSAAAIVALERAGVPQTARGEELDVAAFVRLGRELDPARVPVRGAAVPDGSLAETDGDDADGDGEPAPGADEGASATL from the coding sequence ATGAGCGGCCGCCACGCCGCCGAGCCGACGGCCGCCGCGATCCCGCGCCTGCTCGGCCCGGCCGAGATCCGCGACCTCGCCGGCCTCCTCGACGTCACGCCGACCAAGAAGCTCGGCCAGAACTTCGTGCACGACGCCAACACGGTCCGCCGCATCGTCAAGCTCGCTCGGGTGCGCCCGGGGGAGACCGTCGTCGAGATCGGCCCCGGCCTCGGATCGCTGACCCTCGGCCTGCTCGAGGCGGGCGCACAGGTCGTGGCCGTCGAGATCGACGGGCGCCTCGCCGAGCAGCTGCCGCGCACCGTCGAGCTGATGGCGCCGGGCGCCGATCTCGCGGTCGTGCACGCCGACGCGATGAAGGTGCTCGACCTGCCGGGGGAGCCGGTCCGGCTCGTCGCCAACCTCCCGTACAACATCTCGGTGCCGGTGCTCCTGCACTTCCTCGAGCACTTCGCCAGCATCCGGTCCGGAGTGGTGATGGTGCAGTCCGAGGTCGGGCACCGGCTCGCCGCCGGTCCCGGCTCCAAGGTCTACGGCGGCCCGAGCGTCAAGGCGGCGTGGTTCGGCTCCTGGACGACGGGCGGCGCGGTCTCGCGTCAGATCTTCTGGCCGGTGCCGAACGTCGACAGCGTGCTCGTCGCGTTCGACCGCGGCGAGGAGCCGGGCGACGAGACCCTGCGCCGCGCCGTCTTCGCGGTCGTCGACGCGGCGTTCGCGCAGCGGAGGAAGATGCTCCGCCAGTCGCTCGCGACCCTCTTCGGCGACAGCGCCGCGGCGATCGTCGCGCTCGAGCGGGCCGGCGTCCCGCAGACCGCGCGCGGCGAGGAGCTGGACGTCGCCGCCTTCGTCCGCCTGGGCCGCGAGCTCGATCCGGCGCGGGTCCCCGTGCGCGGCGCGGCGGTGCCCGACGGGTCGCTGGCGGAGACCGACGGGGACGACGCGGACGGCGACGGGGAGCCCGCCCCGGGTGCGGACGAGGGCGCCTCCGCCACCCTGTAG
- a CDS encoding TatD family hydrolase, with protein MTDSQHVRSREASSGRDLTYPPLPEALVVPVYDNHTHLEIADGLEPLDHREQLDRASTVGVRGVVQVGTDVETSRWSAEQAASEPRMLAAVAIHPNEAPELEQRGELDAALAVIAELAEQPRVRAIGETGLDFFRTGESGRAAQFRSFEEHIRIAKEHDLALQIHDRDAHREVIETLRRVGAPERTVFHCFSGDAEMARMCTDEGWYLSFAGTVTFKNAEPLREALVATPRHLILVETDAPYLTPSPFRGRPNAPYLLPHTLRSMAATLETDVGHLAATIASNTEAVYGEWGGEVGSEPTEPVGPLA; from the coding sequence ATGACCGACAGCCAGCACGTCCGCTCCCGCGAGGCCTCGTCCGGCCGCGACCTGACGTACCCGCCGCTGCCCGAGGCGCTCGTCGTCCCCGTCTACGACAACCACACGCACCTCGAGATCGCCGACGGCCTCGAGCCGCTCGACCACCGCGAGCAGCTCGACCGGGCCTCCACCGTCGGGGTCCGCGGCGTCGTCCAGGTCGGCACGGACGTCGAGACGAGCCGCTGGTCGGCCGAGCAGGCGGCGAGCGAGCCGCGCATGCTGGCCGCCGTCGCGATCCACCCCAACGAGGCGCCCGAGCTGGAGCAGCGCGGCGAGCTCGACGCCGCCCTCGCCGTGATCGCCGAGCTGGCGGAGCAGCCGCGGGTGCGCGCCATCGGCGAGACCGGGCTCGACTTCTTCCGCACCGGCGAGAGCGGCCGCGCCGCGCAGTTCCGCTCCTTCGAGGAGCACATCCGCATCGCGAAGGAGCACGACCTCGCGCTGCAGATCCACGACCGCGACGCGCACCGCGAGGTCATCGAGACCCTGCGCCGCGTCGGCGCCCCCGAGCGCACCGTCTTCCACTGCTTCTCCGGGGACGCGGAGATGGCGCGGATGTGCACGGACGAGGGCTGGTACCTCTCCTTCGCCGGCACCGTGACGTTCAAGAACGCCGAGCCGCTGCGGGAGGCGCTCGTCGCGACTCCGCGGCACCTCATCCTGGTCGAGACCGACGCGCCGTACCTCACTCCGTCGCCCTTCCGCGGCCGCCCGAACGCGCCCTACCTCCTCCCGCACACCCTGCGCTCGATGGCCGCGACCCTCGAGACCGACGTCGGCCACCTCGCCGCGACGATCGCGTCGAACACGGAGGCCGTGTACGGCGAGTGGGGCGGCGAGGTCGGCTCCGAGCCGACGGAGCCGGTCGGACCCCTCGCATGA
- a CDS encoding SDR family oxidoreductase — protein sequence MTDTELLAHSAPGSLAGRHALVTGSSSGIGAAIARRLAGAGAHVLVHGRDPERVGSVVRGIRADGGTASALVADLAGTPEETRAVAERALTLLDGRIDVLVNNAGVFPVGPTADLSDADVESLLTTNIRVPHQLVAAIAPAMAERGSGVVVNITSWMGRVGTPGTALYPATKAALEHLTRAWAAEYGPSGVRVVAVAPGATLTPGNEHAAAILEQMTASAPAGRPGRPDEIALAVRWLVSDEASYVHGTTLDVDGGIVGARV from the coding sequence ATGACAGACACCGAGCTCCTCGCCCACTCCGCACCCGGCTCCCTCGCCGGGCGCCATGCCCTCGTCACCGGATCCTCGAGCGGGATCGGTGCAGCCATCGCCCGCCGGCTCGCCGGGGCCGGCGCTCATGTCCTCGTGCACGGACGCGACCCCGAGCGGGTCGGGTCCGTCGTCCGCGGCATCCGCGCCGACGGGGGCACCGCCTCCGCGCTCGTCGCCGACCTCGCGGGCACGCCGGAGGAGACCCGCGCCGTCGCCGAGCGGGCGCTGACCCTCCTCGACGGGCGGATCGACGTCCTCGTCAACAACGCCGGAGTGTTCCCGGTGGGGCCGACCGCCGACCTCAGCGACGCCGATGTCGAGTCCCTCCTCACCACGAACATCCGCGTGCCGCACCAGCTCGTCGCGGCGATCGCCCCGGCCATGGCCGAGCGCGGGAGCGGAGTGGTCGTCAACATCACCTCGTGGATGGGACGGGTGGGAACGCCCGGGACCGCGCTCTACCCCGCGACCAAGGCGGCGCTGGAGCACCTCACGCGGGCGTGGGCGGCCGAGTACGGCCCGAGCGGCGTGCGCGTGGTCGCCGTCGCGCCCGGCGCGACCCTCACGCCCGGCAACGAGCACGCCGCGGCGATCCTGGAGCAGATGACCGCGTCCGCCCCCGCCGGCCGGCCCGGACGTCCGGACGAGATCGCCCTGGCCGTGCGCTGGCTCGTCTCGGACGAGGCCTCGTACGTCCACGGCACGACGCTCGACGTCGACGGAGGCATCGTCGGCGCCCGCGTCTGA